In a single window of the Dreissena polymorpha isolate Duluth1 chromosome 3, UMN_Dpol_1.0, whole genome shotgun sequence genome:
- the LOC127874727 gene encoding ADP-ribosylation factor-like protein 2 yields MGLLTILNKMKQKEKEVRLLMLGLDNAGKTTILKKFNGEDIDTISPTLGFNIKTLEHKGFKLNIWDVGGQKSLRSYWRNYFESTDGLIWVVDSADRMRLADCKQELHNLLLEERLAGATLLVFANKQDLPGALSAQEIRKGLNLDEITTHHWLIQACSAVTGESLLEGIDWIIDDIASRIFTMD; encoded by the exons ATGGGTCTCCTTAcgatattaaataaaatgaagcAAAAAGAAAAAGAAGTCCGACTACTAATGCT AGGTCTTGATAATGCAGGGAAGACCACGATATTGAAGAAGTTCAATGGTGAAGATATTGACACCATCTCACCTACCTTGGGCTTTAACATCAAGACATTGGAACATAAAGG GTTCAAACTGAACATCTGGGACGTAGGGGGGCAGAAGTCACTACGTTCTTACTGGCGTAACTACTTTGAGAGCACTGATGGGCTGATATGGGTCGTGGACAGCGCTGATAGAATGAGGCTGGCAGACTGCAAGCAGGAACTCCATAATCTGTTGTTGGAAGAG AGACTTGCTGGAGCCACATTACTAGTGTTTGCAAACAAACAAGACTTGCCTGGCGCTCTTTCAGCACAAGAAATAAGAAAG GGCTTGAATCTGGATGAGATCACGACGCACCACTGGCTCATACAGGCCTGCAGTGCAGTCACAGGAGAGAGCCTGCTGGAGGGCATAGACTGGATCATAGATGACATAGCTTCACGAATATTCACCATGGACTGA